One region of Anaeromyxobacter paludicola genomic DNA includes:
- a CDS encoding multiheme c-type cytochrome: protein MTAIWLTLALAAAAGGDRSGAATCLPCHEKETPGAVAAWRASAHGPRSKKPVGCADCHGADGPANHPAAGARTRPAVAIDTCARCHARAAADHARSDHGKAMRAGRGCTRNQASTGPECLLCHEPGSAAPRTSAECARFLTQSPAMQRQGCNACHDLEKRCDACHGAHGTSAAVARDPLTCATCHMGPDHAQYEMWRSSRHGAVHAVEGVARGPDCVTCHMPGRSHDVSAGITMGLAGQPYPPERRDRERQRMLDVCAKCHARGFAARQLADGDAVQKESKALLDEGAAIVRRLDGAGLLEPAPATRPPHPLSGARLELGPQMLYEDLSRAEAIYFRMKKYAYVTAYKGVFHQNPDYAHWHGNAALKLGLSELRSEAALLERLRLLEQRLELGAGPAAAGGKPEDLERDLRALRELRLRGEIDAATLERRQLELLRRGAR, encoded by the coding sequence ATGACGGCGATCTGGCTCACCCTGGCGCTCGCGGCGGCCGCGGGCGGGGACCGCAGCGGCGCGGCGACCTGCCTGCCGTGCCACGAGAAGGAGACCCCGGGCGCGGTGGCGGCCTGGCGCGCCTCGGCGCACGGCCCGCGCTCGAAGAAGCCGGTGGGCTGCGCCGACTGCCACGGCGCCGACGGCCCGGCGAACCACCCCGCCGCGGGCGCGCGCACCCGCCCGGCGGTGGCGATCGACACCTGCGCCCGCTGCCACGCCCGGGCGGCGGCCGACCACGCCCGGAGCGACCACGGCAAGGCGATGCGCGCCGGCCGCGGCTGCACCCGCAACCAGGCCTCGACCGGGCCCGAGTGCCTGCTCTGCCACGAGCCGGGGAGCGCCGCGCCGCGCACCTCGGCCGAGTGCGCCCGCTTCCTCACGCAGAGCCCCGCCATGCAGCGCCAGGGCTGCAACGCCTGCCACGACCTCGAGAAGCGCTGCGACGCCTGCCACGGCGCTCACGGCACCTCGGCGGCGGTGGCGCGCGACCCGCTCACCTGCGCCACCTGCCACATGGGGCCGGACCACGCGCAGTACGAGATGTGGCGCAGCTCGCGCCACGGCGCGGTCCACGCCGTCGAGGGCGTCGCCCGCGGGCCCGACTGCGTCACCTGCCACATGCCCGGCCGCTCGCACGACGTGAGCGCCGGGATCACCATGGGGCTCGCCGGCCAGCCCTACCCGCCGGAGCGGCGCGACCGGGAGCGGCAGCGGATGCTCGACGTCTGCGCGAAGTGCCACGCCCGCGGCTTCGCGGCCCGGCAGCTCGCCGACGGGGACGCCGTGCAGAAGGAGAGCAAGGCGCTCCTCGACGAGGGCGCCGCCATCGTGCGACGGCTCGACGGCGCGGGGCTGCTCGAGCCCGCCCCGGCCACGCGCCCGCCCCACCCGCTCTCCGGCGCGAGGCTCGAGCTCGGGCCGCAGATGCTCTACGAGGACCTCTCCCGCGCCGAGGCCATCTACTTCCGGATGAAGAAGTACGCCTACGTCACCGCCTACAAGGGCGTGTTCCACCAGAACCCCGACTACGCCCACTGGCACGGCAACGCCGCGCTCAAGCTCGGCCTGTCGGAGCTCCGCAGCGAGGCGGCGCTGCTCGAGCGGCTCCGGCTCCTGGAGCAGCGGCTCGAGCTCGGCGCCGGGCCGGCCGCGGCCGGGGGCAAGCCTGAGGACCTCGAGCGCGACCTGCGCGCGCTGCGCGAGCTCCGGCTGCGCGGCGAGATCGACGCCGCCACGCTCGAGCGGCGGCAGCTCGAGCTGCTGAGGCGCGGGGCGCGCTGA
- a CDS encoding DMT family transporter: MPRLAAFAAIVLWGVSFVATKAVVGELSPATLVFTRAGLGTLLLAGLLRARGRPVLPPRRALPSLALMGFVGVAFHQLLQAQALTLTSAVSAGWLVGLTPLWSALLAWGMRRERLGAWKVLGLLVGFEGALVVVTGGVPAPGRLALPSTRGDLLLLASTLNWAAYTVLGHATIRGLGPTRATAGAMGMGWLLLLPLFVARGGWAEYAHLSPAGWAAVAYLGLASSGLAYLFWYAALERVEASRVAAFLYLEPLTTLGAAVLLLGERASAGSLAGGALVLAGVLLVQAPDHLRALRRPAGRSLE, from the coding sequence GTGCCGCGCCTCGCCGCCTTCGCCGCCATCGTCCTCTGGGGCGTGTCCTTCGTCGCCACCAAGGCGGTGGTCGGCGAGCTCTCCCCCGCGACCCTGGTCTTCACCCGCGCCGGGCTCGGGACGCTGCTCCTCGCCGGGCTGCTCCGGGCCCGCGGCCGGCCCGTCCTCCCTCCCCGCCGGGCGCTGCCGTCGCTCGCGCTCATGGGCTTCGTCGGCGTGGCCTTCCACCAGCTCCTCCAGGCCCAGGCGCTCACGCTCACGAGCGCGGTCAGCGCCGGCTGGCTCGTGGGGCTCACGCCGCTCTGGTCCGCCCTGCTCGCCTGGGGGATGCGCCGGGAGCGGCTCGGGGCCTGGAAGGTGCTGGGGCTGCTCGTGGGGTTCGAGGGGGCGCTCGTGGTCGTGACCGGCGGCGTCCCGGCGCCGGGCCGGCTCGCCCTCCCCTCCACCCGGGGCGACCTGCTCCTCCTCGCGAGCACGCTCAACTGGGCCGCCTACACCGTGCTCGGGCACGCCACGATCCGCGGGCTCGGCCCGACGCGCGCGACGGCGGGCGCGATGGGGATGGGGTGGCTCCTGCTCCTGCCCCTCTTCGTCGCCCGGGGCGGCTGGGCCGAGTACGCGCACCTCTCGCCCGCGGGCTGGGCGGCGGTGGCCTACCTCGGCCTCGCCTCCTCCGGGCTCGCCTACCTGTTCTGGTACGCCGCCCTGGAGCGGGTGGAGGCGTCGCGGGTGGCGGCCTTCCTCTACCTCGAGCCGCTCACCACGCTCGGCGCGGCGGTGCTCCTGCTGGGCGAGCGAGCGAGCGCTGGCTCGCTCGCCGGGGGAGCGCTCGTGCTGGCGGGCGTCCTCCTGGTGCAGGCGCCCGACCACCTGCGGGCGCTCCGCAGGCCGGCCGGCAGATCGCTTGAATAA